In the Deltaproteobacteria bacterium genome, one interval contains:
- a CDS encoding acyl carrier protein, translated as MALSNEQIFAHVVGILEREFDVTAAEMTMKTDLEADLDLDSLDAVALAGFVEEELPLALTDDEIERMRSMDQIVAVISARTGAAGKAD; from the coding sequence GTGGCGCTTTCGAACGAGCAGATCTTCGCGCACGTGGTCGGCATCCTGGAGCGCGAGTTCGACGTCACGGCCGCCGAGATGACGATGAAGACCGATCTCGAGGCGGACCTCGACCTCGACAGCCTCGACGCGGTCGCGCTGGCCGGATTCGTGGAAGAGGAGCTCCCCCTCGCGCTCACCGACGACGAGATCGAGCGGATGCGCTCGATGGACCAGATCGTCGCGGTGATCTCCGCGCGAACGGGCGCGGCCGGGAAGGCCGACTGA
- a CDS encoding acyl-CoA dehydrogenase has product MAIDFSFDEDVQLAIDHTRKFMDDVVRPAEKEIDLHPDSREVLVKQVIRMRKAAQEWGLWLPHMPADWGGMGLGHVAMAAVSAEAGRTRFGPFALNAQAPDEGNMHTLLHWATPEQKEKYLRPLCKGVARSCFAMTEPDVAGSDPTLIRTRAVEREDHWLVNGHKWFISGARGAQFAILIARTEESPEIPQACNTAFLVDIPSQGWDILRDIETMSGGHNHCEIRITDLKVPKSNLLGGRGQGHRLGQYRLGPARLAHCMRWIGQAENALDMTIERALHRFSHGSLLAEKQGIQWMIADSTMELYQSKLMVLHAAYRIDKGLDFKSEVSMAKHFVANALGRIIDRAIQVHGALGYSKDSPLASMATQARWARFADGADEIHQWRIAERSIEAYAKTGSVRAAAGDLPL; this is encoded by the coding sequence ATGGCGATCGATTTCAGCTTCGATGAGGACGTCCAGCTCGCGATCGACCACACGCGCAAGTTCATGGACGACGTCGTCCGCCCGGCGGAGAAGGAGATCGACCTGCACCCGGACTCGCGCGAGGTCCTGGTCAAGCAGGTGATCCGGATGCGCAAGGCGGCGCAGGAGTGGGGACTGTGGCTGCCCCACATGCCGGCGGACTGGGGAGGCATGGGGCTCGGGCACGTGGCGATGGCCGCCGTCTCCGCCGAGGCCGGCCGGACGCGCTTCGGCCCCTTCGCACTGAACGCCCAGGCCCCCGACGAGGGGAACATGCACACGCTCCTGCACTGGGCGACGCCGGAGCAGAAGGAGAAGTACCTGCGCCCGCTGTGCAAGGGCGTGGCGCGCTCGTGCTTCGCGATGACGGAGCCCGATGTCGCGGGCTCCGACCCGACGCTGATCCGGACCCGCGCGGTGGAGAGGGAAGACCACTGGCTCGTGAACGGGCACAAGTGGTTCATCTCCGGCGCCCGCGGCGCGCAGTTCGCGATCCTGATCGCGCGCACCGAGGAGAGCCCCGAGATTCCGCAGGCCTGCAACACCGCTTTCCTGGTCGACATCCCGTCGCAGGGCTGGGACATCCTGCGCGACATCGAGACCATGAGCGGCGGCCACAACCACTGCGAGATCCGGATCACCGACCTGAAGGTGCCCAAGTCGAACCTGCTGGGCGGGCGCGGTCAGGGCCACCGCCTGGGCCAGTACCGGCTCGGGCCCGCGCGCCTGGCGCACTGCATGCGCTGGATCGGCCAGGCCGAGAACGCGCTCGACATGACGATCGAGCGCGCGCTGCACCGCTTCTCGCACGGGTCGCTGCTTGCCGAGAAGCAGGGCATCCAGTGGATGATCGCCGACTCGACCATGGAGCTGTACCAGTCGAAGCTGATGGTGCTGCACGCCGCCTACCGGATCGACAAGGGGCTCGACTTCAAGAGCGAGGTCTCGATGGCGAAGCACTTCGTGGCCAACGCGCTGGGGCGGATCATCGACCGCGCGATCCAGGTCCACGGCGCGCTGGGCTACAGCAAGGACTCGCCGCTGGCCTCGATGGCGACGCAGGCGCGCTGGGCGCGCTTCGCGGACGGCGCCGACGAGATCCATCAGTGGCGGATCGCGGAGCGCTCGATCGAGGCCTACGCGAAGACGGGCAGCGTGCGGGCGGCCGCAGGCGACCTGCCGCTCTAA
- a CDS encoding outer membrane lipoprotein carrier protein LolA — translation MRALLLPLVAAVLLGAEAPAPGGSLTLDELLRHMATTRGVVAEFREEKRLALLEAPLETRGTLYFAPPDKLARVTRSPAATRLLLLGDRMRFEDEAGVSEIDLSANPVARQFAHNLIVLWRGDRKALESLYRLDFAADGPRWTLLLSPKEAPLRDFIRSIRIAGDGPAIGEMELTESDGDRTKTLFERSEVDHAFGPEEERSIFGSEPSR, via the coding sequence ATGAGGGCGCTGCTTCTCCCGCTCGTCGCCGCGGTCCTGCTCGGCGCCGAGGCGCCCGCTCCCGGCGGAAGCCTCACGCTCGACGAGCTGCTCCGGCACATGGCGACGACGCGCGGGGTCGTGGCCGAGTTCCGCGAGGAGAAACGGCTCGCGCTTCTGGAGGCGCCGCTCGAGACCCGCGGCACGCTCTACTTCGCTCCGCCCGACAAGCTCGCCCGCGTGACGCGCAGCCCCGCCGCGACCCGGCTGCTCCTGCTCGGCGACCGGATGCGCTTCGAGGACGAGGCGGGCGTGAGCGAGATCGACCTCTCCGCCAATCCCGTCGCGCGGCAGTTCGCCCACAATCTGATCGTGCTCTGGCGCGGCGACCGGAAGGCGCTCGAGTCGCTCTACCGGCTCGACTTCGCGGCCGACGGCCCGCGCTGGACGCTCTTGCTCTCGCCGAAGGAAGCGCCGCTTCGCGACTTCATCCGCTCGATCCGGATCGCCGGGGACGGGCCGGCGATCGGCGAGATGGAGCTCACCGAGAGCGACGGCGACCGCACGAAGACGCTCTTCGAGAGGAGCGAGGTCGACCACGCCTTCGGCCCCGAGGAGGAGCGCTCGATCTTCGGATCGGAGCCGAGCCGGTGA
- a CDS encoding DUF3261 domain-containing protein → MSTADLASDFLIHERIRVRGHRVDEAYGLVAQKSGDRLVLIGLTPFGATAFTLVQVGLEVQSESRLGRALPVPPENVLRDFHRAHFLATDVAELENRRVRRDPDGVVHISSDACGYEATLAPARAGD, encoded by the coding sequence GTGTCCACCGCCGATCTAGCGAGCGACTTTCTGATCCACGAGCGGATCCGCGTGCGCGGCCACCGCGTCGACGAGGCCTACGGGCTGGTCGCGCAGAAGAGCGGCGACCGGCTCGTGCTGATCGGGCTCACGCCGTTCGGCGCGACGGCGTTCACGCTCGTGCAGGTCGGGCTGGAGGTGCAGAGCGAATCCAGGCTCGGCCGCGCCCTGCCCGTCCCGCCTGAGAACGTGCTCCGCGATTTCCACCGCGCGCACTTCCTGGCGACGGACGTCGCCGAGCTCGAGAATCGCCGCGTGCGCCGCGACCCGGACGGCGTCGTGCACATCTCGAGCGACGCCTGCGGCTACGAGGCCACGCTGGCGCCCGCGCGCGCGGGCGATTAG
- a CDS encoding acyl carrier protein: protein MQRSEGLEAELKKLIVEALVLEDIAPEEIETEAPLFVEGLGLDSIDALELAMALEERYGVKIEDDPETNRQIFASVKSLADFVTAQRAA from the coding sequence ATGCAGCGAAGTGAAGGCCTCGAGGCGGAGCTGAAGAAGCTCATCGTCGAGGCGCTCGTGCTCGAGGACATCGCGCCGGAGGAGATCGAGACCGAGGCGCCGCTCTTCGTCGAGGGGCTCGGACTCGACTCGATCGACGCGCTCGAGCTCGCGATGGCGCTCGAGGAGCGCTACGGCGTGAAGATCGAGGACGATCCCGAGACGAACCGGCAGATCTTCGCCTCGGTGAAGAGCCTGGCGGACTTCGTGACCGCGCAGCGGGCGGCCTGA
- a CDS encoding 1-acyl-sn-glycerol-3-phosphate acyltransferase yields MPTRTSTAWRALRTGVAFAALGLISLWLGAVWLPLRSVWDRRTPERWRRAQRAIQRAYRVHAGLMKALDLIEVRWVGLERLTVPGAKIVVANHPSLIDTLLIVSNLPQADCVVGSDYAENFWLRGSVREAEYIRNDTGADVLNTAVRCLREDRTLLIFPEGTRSPENGLGHFYRGAAHIALESGLDLLPVRISVEPPSLMKGQKWYHVPARRPLWTFRAGDPIVAKEHLDGTESSVMAARKLTAVLRERLAGGDFDAAK; encoded by the coding sequence ATGCCCACGCGGACTTCGACGGCGTGGCGGGCGCTGCGAACCGGCGTCGCGTTCGCGGCGCTCGGGCTGATCAGCCTGTGGCTCGGCGCGGTATGGCTGCCGCTGCGCAGCGTCTGGGACCGCCGCACTCCGGAGCGCTGGCGGCGCGCGCAGCGGGCGATCCAGCGCGCCTATCGCGTGCACGCCGGCCTGATGAAGGCGCTCGATCTGATCGAGGTGCGCTGGGTCGGGCTCGAACGGCTCACGGTCCCGGGGGCCAAGATCGTCGTCGCCAACCACCCGTCGCTGATCGACACGCTGCTGATCGTCTCGAACCTGCCCCAGGCGGACTGCGTGGTCGGAAGCGACTATGCCGAGAACTTCTGGCTGCGCGGATCGGTTCGCGAGGCCGAGTACATCCGCAACGACACCGGGGCCGACGTACTGAACACGGCCGTCCGCTGCCTCCGGGAAGATCGAACCCTGCTGATCTTCCCCGAGGGCACGCGCTCGCCCGAGAACGGGCTCGGCCATTTCTACCGCGGCGCGGCGCACATCGCGCTCGAGAGCGGCCTGGACCTGCTCCCGGTCAGGATCAGCGTCGAGCCGCCCTCGCTGATGAAGGGGCAGAAGTGGTATCACGTTCCGGCGCGGCGCCCGCTCTGGACCTTCCGGGCCGGAGATCCGATCGTCGCGAAGGAGCATCTCGACGGGACCGAGTCGTCCGTGATGGCCGCGCGGAAGTTGACCGCGGTGCTGCGCGAGCGGCTCGCGGGAGGGGATTTCGATGCAGCGAAGTGA